The sequence CCGTCCCCTACGCGAAGTGGAAGTCGTTGCTGGTCAACGCGCCGAGCTTGGCGTTCTTCAGCGTGAGCGTATCGCTCCCCGTCGCGATCACGACGTCGGTACCCGATTGGGTCGCGTGGGAGAGAACGCTCGCAAAACTGTCGAACACACTTTTGCTGAACTCGATCGTGTCGTGCGCAGGACCGCGGGCAACGAAACCCTTGACGACGTCGTTGCCGAAGTTCGCGCCAAACACGAAAGTGTCGGCTTGGCTGCTGCCAACGAAGGTGTCATCGCCTGAAGTGCTCTTTAGGGTCGTATTGCCTGCCGAGGCGACGAACGTACTGCCCGCAGCAGCAGCGGTGCTGCTGGTTGCAGTGGACGACGTAGCTGCGGTGGAAGTACCGGTCTGCCCGTCACCGTTCAGATCCTGATGGAAGCCGGTCTCGAGTGACTTAAGTCCGGAGTCCGTACCCGACACGGAGCCGCCCGACGTGGAGCCGGTCAGGGAGCTGATATGGGAGACGTAGTTGCCGTTGCTGTCGACGTTCCAGGCCGTGTACTGACCCGTGCTCGCCTCCTTCCAGGCAACCTGATAGCCCGTCGCCGTCTTTTCCACGCCGATGGGAGTCCAGGTGCCATCTGAGCCGTTCACAAACTCCACGCCGTTGTCCTTCAGCGAGGGGCCCGATCCGGTGCTGTCGTTGAGGTAGTACTTGCCACCGCTCTCAACGAGGCTTGTCGCACCAGCCGACTCGACGACCTTGCCAGTGGTCGGCGCAGGCGACGTCGGTGTGGTTGCAGTGGAAGTACCGATCTGACCGTCACCGTTCAGATCCTGATGGAAGGTCGTCTCCAGCGATTTCAGGCCGGAGTCCGTACCCGACACGGAGCCGCCCCACGTTGACCCGGTCAGAGTGTCGACATGGGAAACGTAGTTGCCGTTGTTGTCGGTGTTCCAGGCCGTGTATTGACCGGTGCTGGTCTCCTTCCAGGCAACCTCATAGCCCGTCGCCGTCTTCTCCGCGGCTATGGGTGTCCAGGTGCCATCCGACCCGTTCACAAACTCCACACCGTTATCCTTCAGCGTGGGGCCCGATCCGGTGCTGCCGTTGAGGTAATATTTGCCACCGCTCTGAACGAGAGTTGTCGCACCAGCCGACTCGACTACCGTACCGGCAGTCGGAGACGTCGGCGAGGTCGGCGGCGATGGTGACGTCGGCGAGGTCGGTGCGCTCGGAGCCGTCGAGCCGCTGATGCTGGCCGCGAACGCGGTGGACGCCGTGCCGGTGTTCCCCGCCACGTCCGTTGCCTTCGCGGTGAGGCTGTGCGAGCCGGCCGCAAGGGCGCTGGTGGTATAGCCCCACACGCCGCTGCTGTCGGCGGTCGCGGTCCCGATCTGGGTCGTGCCGTCGAACACCTTCACGACGCTGCTCGCTTCCGCCTTGCCCGACATCACCACCTGATTGGCGCTGTTCACCGTATGGCTGGCAACGGTCGGCGCGACTGGCGCTTGGGTGTCGACGGTGACTGCCAACGCAGACGACGCCGCGCCGGTCTGCCCCGCCGAGTTGGTCGCCGTTGCGGTGAGCGTATGCTTGGCGTCAGTCAGGACCTTTGTGATGTAGTCCCAGGCGCCGCTCGAGTCTGCAGTGGTCGAACCGATCTGGGTCGTACCATCGTAGACCTTGACCGTGCTGCCGGCGGCAGCCGAACCCTTGAGCTCGATGGTATTGTCGTTGGTGATCTTGTCGCCAGCGGTGCCGCTGTCGGTCGAGAACGACGCGATGACGGGAGCGGCCGGCAGAGTAGAACCGCCGCTCGAACCGGAACCAGACGACGGGCTGCCCGAAGAGCCATCGGCTCCTGCCGGCACCACCACTGGAGCAGATGTCGGCGCCGATGCGGTATTGTTCGAATTGACCACCTGACCGGTGCGCATATCCATATTATTGGAGAACGACCAGCCGCTCGGAGCGGAGTAGAACGCCCCCCACGCCGCCTGCAGATCAAAGAAGTTGTCATGCACGCTGCCACTGTGGGCAGAACTGTCGTCGTTATAGGAATTGGCATGAACCATATACGACATCGCTGACCCGGCGGATCCGCCGGCCGCGATCATCGTGTTGTATGCCATGGTGGCATTCTGGATCACTCCGCCCTGCGTATTGCTGTAGAACTGGAAGCCTTCGCCTCCCGACGCCTGCGGGGTCTGATAGGTGGTGTTGAACTCGACATCCACCGAGCTCGCGGTACCGCCGCCGAACTGCAGGAAGTTCAGATGGGCGCCGTCTTGGATCGCCCCCTGCTCGACTAGATTATATTTGTAGACGACGGAGAAGCTCGGGCTGCCGTTTGCCTGCGTGAATTCGACGACGTGCTGCGGAAATTCCTTGAACCAGTTGTACTCCATCTTGACCTGGCCCGAACCGGCGAAGCCGATGAACGATGTCGCGTTACCGATGTCGCTGCCGTCAAAGGTATTATGCGAGAGGGTCAGATTGGACGCACCCGAAGTTCCGTAGACCAGATATGATCCCTGGTTGGTGCCAATCGCAAAATTGCTGTTCGAGATCGTCGCATTCGCTCCTGCGACGGTCACCTGATATCCGCCGTGGAGCGAGAAGTCATACCCATCGAGCGTGAGGTTGTTTCCGCTGATCGTGACCGTGCGGCTCGACGTGTCTACCGAAACGCCCGCCATCGAGATCGATGCCGGATCCTTGAGCGATGTCGACGTCGCCCCGACTGCATAATCGACGCCGGCCACATTCCAGCTCGGCCGGGTTGAATAGCCGTCAAGCAGGTTCGGAAGTTGCGAAGTTGCCATTAAGGAAGGTCCCCTATTCGAGTTTAATCTGACCTGCCACGCACTGCGCGCTCAAATAACCCCATTTGAAGTCACGCAGCGATTGCAGGTCATGTAGAGCCAAGCCCGGATGCAAGGCGGCATCGGTATGGCTCATCACCGAAGGCTTTTTTTGGACAACAACACGACTCAGCAAAGGTAATTCAGCGGTCTAAAGCAGTGACTCCGCTTTCATACTTATCCACCGGAAAATATAAACATACTGGGGTAGGATTTGATTATCTATTCCACATCGACCATTCCGATCATTCGCGTTCAAGTACAAGACGTTAGTTTTACGAATTCGCATGGGACGGAAATTGACGAAAGCTGCGCGCGAAAGAATCTGAATTTAGTTATGCCCAGCGAAATGATGGCAGCCGAACCAGCTCGCATCTGGCGCACAATGTCGCAGCTGACAGAAGAGGCCTTACAACAGGCGGAAGGCGCACCATTGGGCGCTGATCCAATGCACCGGCTCGACCGGGATCGAGGCGGCCCAAAAAAGAGCCGGAAAAGCACCCTGTAAGTTCGTCTCGCGGGATGCAGTGCAACCTATGCCGCGACTTTGAAACGGACCGGATTCGGCAGTCGTTGCCGGAGACACGCAAAACGAACCATCAGCGAGAAGCTGGCCGCGGTCGCGATGCCTTATTTAATTTAGCGGCTGATCTCGCATTGTTCGAATTGACCACCTGACCGGTGCGCATATCCATATTGTTGGAGAACGACCAGCCGCTCGGAGCGGAGTAGAACGCCCCCCACGCCGCCTGCAGATCAAAGAAGTTGTCATGCACGCTGCCACTGTGGGCAGAACTGTCGTCGTTATAGGAATCGGCATGAACCATATACGACATCGCTGACCCGGCGGATCCGCCGGCCGCGATCATCGTGTTGTATGCCATGGTGGCATTCTGGATCACTCCGCCCTGCGTATTGCTGTAGAACTGGAAGCCTTCGCCTCCCGACGCCTGCGGGGTCTGATAGGTGGTGTTGAACTCGACATCCACCGAGCTCGCGGTACCGCCGCCGAACTGCAGGAAGTTCAGATGGGCGCCGTCTTGGATCGCCCCCTGCTCGACTAGATTATATTTGTAGACGACGGAGAAGCTCGGGCTGCCGTTTGCCTGCGTGAATTCGACGACGTGCTGCGGAAACTTCCTGAACCAGTTGTACTCCATCGTGACCTGGCCCGAACCGGCGAAGCCGATGAACGATGTCGCGTTACCGATGGCGCTGCCGTCAAAGGTATTATACGCGATGGTCAGATTGGACGCCGCCGAGCTCCCGTAAATCAAATATGATCCCTGGTTGGCGCCAATCGCAAAATTGCTGTTCGAGATCGTCGCATTCGCTCCTGCGACGGTCACCTGATATCCGCCGTGAAGCGAGAAGTCATACCCATCGAGCGTGAGGTTGTTTCCGCTGATCGCGACCGTGCGGCTCGACGTGTCTATCGAAACGCCCGCCATCGAGATCGATGCCGGATCCTTGAGCGATGTCGATGCCGCCCCGACCGCATAATCGACGCCGGCGACGCTCCAGCCCGGCCGCACGGCATAGCGTCTTAGCAATTCCGGATACTGAGGTGCTGCAGGTGAAGTCCTTTGGTCGCTGGCATCGCAGCGGTTGGCCGTGCACTCACCCTTGCCGCTCCTCTCTTGCGCGACGCGGACGTCATCTTCATCGGAAGATGCGACCATCACCAGCGCCGCCACCAAATAGAGCAAGGATTTCATTCTAAGCGACCATCAGACCCCGCGGCGCTGTTCAAGTTCTCTTGCGCCAAGCGCGGCCCCTCTCCAGGATGAGGATGACCGCTCTTTTGCGCTCCCTCACAAGTCAAGAGCGCTTTCGTACAGCCATCAGAGATTTGGTTACGCCGAGGATTTTCTCGGGGATGATCGACGCGTCGGGGAACAATGCGCCGAACATGCGCCTGTCCAGCAGGGACGAGCTTTGTATCGTCTTCATCGCCTCGTCGACGGTCGCAGCTTTGGACCAGTAAGGACCACACTTCCGAGCCATCACAAGCCGGAACTTCAGCGACTCGGGAAGCCAATGCAGAAA comes from Bradyrhizobium diazoefficiens and encodes:
- a CDS encoding Ig-like domain-containing protein, coding for MATSQLPNLLDGYSTRPSWNVAGVDYAVGATSTSLKDPASISMAGVSVDTSSRTVTISGNNLTLDGYDFSLHGGYQVTVAGANATISNSNFAIGTNQGSYLVYGTSGASNLTLSHNTFDGSDIGNATSFIGFAGSGQVKMEYNWFKEFPQHVVEFTQANGSPSFSVVYKYNLVEQGAIQDGAHLNFLQFGGGTASSVDVEFNTTYQTPQASGGEGFQFYSNTQGGVIQNATMAYNTMIAAGGSAGSAMSYMVHANSYNDDSSAHSGSVHDNFFDLQAAWGAFYSAPSGWSFSNNMDMRTGQVVNSNNTASAPTSAPVVVPAGADGSSGSPSSGSGSSGGSTLPAAPVIASFSTDSGTAGDKITNDNTIELKGSAAAGSTVKVYDGTTQIGSTTADSSGAWDYITKVLTDAKHTLTATATNSAGQTGAASSALAVTVDTQAPVAPTVASHTVNSANQVVMSGKAEASSVVKVFDGTTQIGTATADSSGVWGYTTSALAAGSHSLTAKATDVAGNTGTASTAFAASISGSTAPSAPTSPTSPSPPTSPTSPTAGTVVESAGATTLVQSGGKYYLNGSTGSGPTLKDNGVEFVNGSDGTWTPIAAEKTATGYEVAWKETSTGQYTAWNTDNNGNYVSHVDTLTGSTWGGSVSGTDSGLKSLETTFHQDLNGDGQIGTSTATTPTSPAPTTGKVVESAGATSLVESGGKYYLNDSTGSGPSLKDNGVEFVNGSDGTWTPIGVEKTATGYQVAWKEASTGQYTAWNVDSNGNYVSHISSLTGSTSGGSVSGTDSGLKSLETGFHQDLNGDGQTGTSTAATSSTATSSTAAAAGSTFVASAGNTTLKSTSGDDTFVGSSQADTFVFGANFGNDVVKGFVARGPAHDTIEFSKSVFDSFASVLSHATQSGTDVVIATGSDTLTLKNAKLGALTSNDFHFA